The Gloeobacter violaceus PCC 7421 DNA window CGGGTCGGTGACATAATAAACAATCAGGTTGTAGGCCGGGATCGAGTTGGCGGAGCCCCAGGCGGTGAGAGCGCCGCTGTCGAGGTTGAAGGCGAGCGGTGTTCCCCGGCCCGCAGGGGAGGCGCGATCCCCCAGGCGACCCGTGCCTGTCACCGTGGGCACCCAGAAGGCCAACAAAATCCGAAAGCCGGGCGAATCGGCCTGTACCAACCGGCTTTTGTCGAAATTGGCGAAGGCCAGGGTCGTTTCCTCGGTGGCGGTAGTCGGGTTTATCGGGTCAAGGAGCAGACGGTCGGTGGCACTGCTTTTGGGGTCGGTGTTGTAGATATAGCGGGCCTGGCGCAATTCGTCGGTCATCAACCCGAGGGCACTGTGCAGATCCATCTGCACGTCGCTCACGGCGTTTTCGACCAGGGCATTTTTGCCGAAGTTGGTGAAGGTGTAGGTCACAGCCCCCACGAGCAATAGACCAATCACCGCTGTGATCAACAGTTCGAGCAACGTCAGGCCGCGGCGGTTGCGCATCAGAGCGTCCCCACCGAGACGACGCTGATTTTACCTAGATAGGTGTTCATGATCGCCCCCCGGCTTGCGCCGTTGGGGTTGCTCTCGCGGCTGCGCAGGTAGCCGGGCAGGTCTTTGGCTGTTTCCAGACCGGCATCAAGGTTGTCGCCGTCCTGGAGCACGACGGTGCCTATCTGGGAGGGATTCACCGTGCCGCGCTCGTCGAAGGTCCAGCGGTAGGGCGGCCCCGGGATACTGGTGCGATAGATCCAGATGCGCTGGGGCAAGGGCCGCCAGTCGGGTACAGCCGGACGTTCAGCACCACGGTAAAGCGCGTAGCGATCCGGCGGATCGTCGGGATCGGCGTTGCGGCCCGGGTCGTGCAGGGTGAATTCGAACGTGTAGGTCTCGGAGGATTCGAGGGCGCGGGAGCGGGCCTTGCGGGCGGCCAGGGCCAACTCCTGCACACCGCTGTCGAAGCGGCGCGACTGCAAAAGGCCGTAGGCCGACACCGCTCCGAAACTCGCCAACAAACCGATGAGGGCTATGACGATTATCAGCTCGAGCAGCGTAAATCCGAGGGCCGCGCGCCTCACTGGTAGCTCCTCGCGATATCGGCGCTCAGGACCACCAGCGGGGCGAGGGGGCTGAAAACCGGCGGGGTCTGCGGGTCGTTGGCGGCAGACCGGGTGTCGGCCACCTCCTCGCTGCGCGAGGTGATCAAAGGCCGCACCGCCCGGGTGAGCCGGGTCGGGTTGCCGTCGCCGTCCACCGGCAAATCGCCGTCCTTGCCCGCCAGATAGAGGCGCACCACCACCCGCACCACCTCCTGCCGGTACCACTGGGGATCGTCCAGGGCCACAGCGGGGGTGGCGGAGCCCGGCGCATAACCCCAGAAGACCTGCACCCGGTAGGTTCTGGAACCACGCACCCCCGCCATGGTGAAGCCCGCCGAGCGCGGTGAGTCGGGCGGCTCGCGGTTGACATCATAAAGATAAAGATCGTCCGGCCCTTCGCCGCTCGGGTCGGGACTGCTCACTTCGTAACCGTCCGAGTTGAAGGGGTAGTTCTCGGAGGCGGTAAGCGGCAGAGCCCCCGGCGGAACCGCTTCGGGGTACTGGCAGCCTTCGTATTCGACCTCGCTCAGCACACAGGGCCGGGGCAGGGGTACAAGCCGGTCGCGCATGGCGGTCGGCACCAGGCCGCCGATATTCTGGCGGGAGCCCAGACCGCGGTTTTCGATGGCCGACCAGGAGCGGCGAATTTCTTCGATTTCGAGTTGGGCGAGGTTAGTAGCCTCGGCGATCAGTTCCTGTTGCCTGCGCAGTAGGGCAGCGGCGGAGAGCATCGGGGCGAGAGCCGCCAGAAACAGCGCCAGGAGCACCGTGGCCACCAGCACCTCGACGAGCGTAAGACCCCGGCGCCCGCGCGGGCGTCTAGTTGCACTGGGCATTGCGGCAAACCTTACTGGTGAGGGCACCGCCACTACTGCTGCCAAATCGGATCGATTCGGCAGTGTTGAGGCGGGAGACGTGGCGCAAGGCGGCTTCTCCATTGCGCAACCGGTAATCGTAGTTCAACGCTCCATATTTATAACTTGTTCCCGAAAGGGGATTGGTCTGGTTGGATTTGGCCTCCACCCGCGCCTTCAGGGCGGCATCGGTGGTCAGTTCGCCCAGCCATCCCGCCCCCGGGGCGCTGATCGCCACCTCCGGCGCCACCGCCCCGCCGTTGAGGGTAAAGTTGGTGCCGTTGATGTGCCCGGCGATGCGCCGGGCGCTGTAGAGCAAGGCATCGACGCGCTGGATCTGGGTGGGACGGACCACCGCGTAAGGGTCCAAGATACCCGGATCGCGGTGCACCAGATCCAACATCCAGCTTTTGCGGTCGTATCCGCCCGCTGTGACCAGGGAGGCGACGGCATCGGTGCTCCAGCCGCTCCGGCCGCTTTGCAATTGGGCAATGACGGCTTTGGCGCGGTTTTCCGCCTCTTCGAGGGAGGCCGGGTCGTCCGAGAGGGCCAGATTCTCAGCAAAAAAATGCCGGGCGCTGTCGACTTTGGCGGGATCTGCGCTGGTGGCCAGGGTCAGCAGCGTCTCGGGGGGACCGTCTTTGCCGTCCGCTGGAATGCGGTGATGCGAAACGTCCACCCGCCAACTGCTCAGCGAACCTTCCCCGCCCGGGATGCTCTCCCCCAACAACGCACGGTAAGCATCGTCGGACAGCCAACTGCGCAGGGCTTTGCGGGTGCTGTCCCAGACAACCGGTCGGACGAGGGCGTCGTAGGCTTCGAGTGTCGTGACCTCACCGGCGGGGATCGCCTGGCCCGCCAGGGTGCGCCACTGGCCGGCGCCCACCGCTACCAGCTCCTCAAGCCGTCCATTCAGGATTCGCAGAGCGGCCGTCCGGCCCTTGGTGAAGCCGAAGCGCGAGCGGATGTGGACCTCGCCGGCCCGATCGCGGTAGAGCCTGGGCGCATCGTCCGCCCCACGCTCGGTGTAATCGCCCAGGATGATGCTGCCGCCTGCAGCGAGGCGCAAACTGTCTTTGGCGGCGGCAATATCGGCCCGGGCCGCCGCGTCCGGGTCGGTGGCGGCGGTGTAGTTGCCAAAATTTCCGGGTGGGTTGCGGTAGACCAGGTCGCCTGCCACGTAGAGGTTGCGGGCGCTGTAGATCTGGCCCTGGCCCTGGAGGCAGCCGCGCAAGACCACATCGCCTTCTACGAACAAGTCCCCCTGCACAAGCAGCGGATTTTTGGCGCTGCGGCAGTGGCCGTTTGCCTCGGAGGGCAGTTCCCCAAGCAGCACGGCCTGGCCCGCCACCACCGGTCCAAGGCGGGCGACCGGCCGGGCGACGTAAGTGCTTTCGAAAGCAACCGCTTGGACATTGCCGCTCACCGAGCCCGAGGCAGTGCGCGCAAGCGCTTCGAGATCAAAGGGTGGAAAATCGTCCAGCCGTCCGTTGCGATCGACATCCTCGCCGCGCAACAAATAGAACAGTGGTCCGAAGTACCGGGTCGTCACCCCGGCATTCCCACCCGGCCGGTCGGACTCCAGTACGACCCCGTTGAGGCGGGTGGCCCGTCCCGATCCATAATCGAGATCGCTTTTGTCGTTGGTGGCGAGCTGGTTGGTGTAGACATTCCCCCGGATGCGCGAGGCCAGGGCATTATCCGTGGTGTTCCTGCCGCTGTCTTCGAGAATGCCTTCGCGGTTGCCGTCGCCCCAGGCAGAGGACGGTCCGGTGGCAATTTCTCCTGTACTTTCGTCGAAACCCGCGTCCCCCATGGCGGATTTGTCGGCTGCCTTGTGCTCAAAGCCGGGACGCAGATGGGCCAGAGCCCCGACGTTGCCGTGGATCTGCAGGTGACAGAACTGGCAGTTGGGTTCGCGCGCGAGCAGCGCAAACTCGAAACTCTCGGGTGCCAGGCCCTGCAGCGTGCGCGAGACGGTCTGGCTGGTGCCGCGCAGGTAGGCGGTGGCGAATATTTCCAGATCCTTCGCGGTGCCATCCGCCGCCGGCAGCGCAAAGACGCGGGCGATCACCTCGGCCGGAAGCTGGCTTGCAGGGCGGATGGCACCCGGCTCGGCAAACAGCGCCCCCGGATCGGCCGCCACTTTGGCATCGCTCACAACCAGATAGAAAGCCAGCTCCGGATCCCCGCGGTTGGCGGCGTGGCGCGAAAGCGGGTCATCCGGGGGCAGCAGCAACCGGCGCAACCATTCGGCGCGGGGCAAACCGGCGCGGCGGTAATCTCCGAGCAGCTTGCTGCGCACCAGTTCGCTCGCTCCCTCGGCCAAATGTCGCGCTTCGAGGGCGCTGCGACGGCCGGCGGTGCCGGTGGCCAGCTGGGCTCCCAACAGCAAGGCGGCACTGGCGATCGTACCGACGATAAGACCAATGGTCAGAACCATCACCAGGGTGACGCCGCGCCGCGAACGCAAATGCATGAGATTTTCCTGCTCTGCGTCCCCATTCAAGCGACAAATCAGCGGCGATGACGGGATGCCGCTTCCGCCGCACGCCCGCCCGACATCAAGGCGGCAGATACTTCTGAACGACCTGCCAGCCGGTGGCAAGCACCGCGGCAAAACCTACGAGCAACAGACTACCCGCTCCCAAATGCAAAGGTTTTGCCCAGCGGCGGCCGCGCAGCATCTGCCGGGCGGTCCAGGCGGAAGTAGCGACAAGGGCGACCACAAAAAGCCCCGAACCCAGGTGGGGAGAATGGCCGAGCGAGCCGAAGCGGCCCAGGGTACCCACCACACCAATGCCGAGCAGCAACGAAGTCAGGCCCACCAGGGCCACTCCGGCGCCCAGGTGCAATCGGCGCAAAGCCCGTCCGCTGCGCCCTCCAGGGCGCCGGATCAATACCCACAGGCCACTCGCCGCCAGCAGGGCGTACACCGCGAGGGACAGACCCATCGACCAGGCCGCAATTTTCCAGAGCCAGAGAAACGAGGGCAGGTGCATCGGCCGAGGGCTCGCACTACGGCGCTATCGTAGCAGCCGCCCGCCGTCTAGAACTCCTGGCGATCCCCGGGTCCCTGTTCGGTGCGGGTGTAGGCCACCGCCGCGTAGGCCGAATCTTCGGGAAGCTGCGACCAGGCCGCCGGGGCCAGCGACACATCCGCCACCAGCAAACGGCTACCCTCAGCAAGACTGCTGC harbors:
- a CDS encoding PilW family protein, which translates into the protein MRNRRGLTLLELLITAVIGLLLVGAVTYTFTNFGKNALVENAVSDVQMDLHSALGLMTDELRQARYIYNTDPKSSATDRLLLDPINPTTATEETTLAFANFDKSRLVQADSPGFRILLAFWVPTVTGTGRLGDRASPAGRGTPLAFNLDSGALTAWGSANSIPAYNLIVYYVTDPPPGSAWGGPRILERWESQPVPIRYDEFVQAENSNRFLDLANFDATATPPVDGVFLRSLPSADEASFALADFLDADKGIEVRYLSAQTVQISLRGSLAGSQADRYLASTGSTAQTYLRENAGDALDFTTTVVARNVCTANAICVKDP
- a CDS encoding prepilin-type N-terminal cleavage/methylation domain-containing protein, encoding MRRAALGFTLLELIIVIALIGLLASFGAVSAYGLLQSRRFDSGVQELALAARKARSRALESSETYTFEFTLHDPGRNADPDDPPDRYALYRGAERPAVPDWRPLPQRIWIYRTSIPGPPYRWTFDERGTVNPSQIGTVVLQDGDNLDAGLETAKDLPGYLRSRESNPNGASRGAIMNTYLGKISVVSVGTL
- a CDS encoding prepilin-type N-terminal cleavage/methylation domain-containing protein; translated protein: MPSATRRPRGRRGLTLVEVLVATVLLALFLAALAPMLSAAALLRRQQELIAEATNLAQLEIEEIRRSWSAIENRGLGSRQNIGGLVPTAMRDRLVPLPRPCVLSEVEYEGCQYPEAVPPGALPLTASENYPFNSDGYEVSSPDPSGEGPDDLYLYDVNREPPDSPRSAGFTMAGVRGSRTYRVQVFWGYAPGSATPAVALDDPQWYRQEVVRVVVRLYLAGKDGDLPVDGDGNPTRLTRAVRPLITSRSEEVADTRSAANDPQTPPVFSPLAPLVVLSADIARSYQ
- a CDS encoding DUF4079 domain-containing protein; the protein is MHLPSFLWLWKIAAWSMGLSLAVYALLAASGLWVLIRRPGGRSGRALRRLHLGAGVALVGLTSLLLGIGVVGTLGRFGSLGHSPHLGSGLFVVALVATSAWTARQMLRGRRWAKPLHLGAGSLLLVGFAAVLATGWQVVQKYLPP